The following DNA comes from Bradyrhizobium sp. SK17.
CTACGCGATGACCGAGAAGCAGGGCGGCTCGGACCTCCGCGAGACCCAGACCACCGCGCGCTTCGTCGAGCGTGGTGCGCATGGCGAGATCTATGCGATCACCGGCCACAAATGGTTCTTCTCGGTACCGGTCGCCGACGGATTCTACACGCTGGCGCGCACGCCGTCCGGCGTCAGTTGCCTGTTCGTGCCGCGCCTGCTGCCGGACGGCAGCGCCAACCGCATTCACATTCAGCGATTGAAGGACAAATGCGGCAACCGTTCGAACGCCTCGAGCGAGATCGAGTATCACGACACGTGGTCGATTCTGGTCGGCGAAGAAGGCCGCGGCATCGCTGAGATCCTCTCGCATGCGCATTTGACGCGGCTCGATTTCGCGGTCGGCTCCGCCGGGCTGATGCGTCAGGCGTTGAGCCTTGCCATCAATCACGCGCAAACCCGGACCGCGTTCGGCAGGCCGATGTCGGAGCTACCGATGCAGCGCAACGTGCTTGCCGACCTCGCGCTGGAGAGCGAGGCGGCGATGCTTGGCGCATTTCGCGTCGCGCGTGCGACCGACGGCTTGCAGACCAGCGAGCACGAGCGGCTGCTGGCGCGGGTCGCGACGCCGGTGGTGAAGTTCTGGAATTGCCAGCGTGCGCCGGCCTTCACCTATGAGTGCCTGCAGGTGCACGGCGGCAATGGCTTCATCATGGAGAACGCGATGGCGCGGCTCTATCGTGAGGCGCCGCTGAATTCGATCTGGGAAGGCACCTCCAACATGATGTGCATGGACGTGCTGCGGGCGATGCAGCGCGATGCAGAATGCCGCGACGCGTTCGTCGACGAACTGCGCGCGAGCAGGAGCCTCAACCCGATCTACGACAAGAGCGTCGACGATCTCGCCGATCGGCTGCACGCGCGATATCCGGACGACGGGCATGCACGGGCGCTGGTCACCCGTATGGCGCATGCCTTGCAGGCGGCCGAGATGTTGCGGCACGGCGATGCCGCGGCTGCCGACCTGTTCGTGCGATCCCGGTTCGGCGCGGACGGGATGCACGTCTTCGGCACGCTGCCGTCGTCGGCGGAACTTGCCGGCATCGTCGAACGCGCATCCGTCATCCGTCAGCAGGGGCTCCAGTAACATGCGTCAGAGCGAAGTTTGTGCGGTCGGCGATATCAGGGCCGCGGTGGGCGAAGTGGAATGGGCAACCCGGATCGACCTCGCCGCGTGCTATCGCCTGGTCGCGCTCTATGGAATGACCGACCTGATCTACAATCATATCAGCGCGCAGGTGCCGGGGCATGACGACCAGTATCTGATCAATCCCTATGGCATGCTGTACGAGGAAATCACCGCGTCGAGCCTCGTCAAGATCGATATCGAGGGCCGCACCTTGCTGCAGCCCGACCATGGCTACAATGTCAACGTCGCCGGATTTTACCTGCACGCCCCGATCCATCGCGCGCGCCCCGACGTGAAGTGCGTTCTGCATACCCATACCAGGGCGGGCACCGCGGTCAGCACGCTTGCCGAAGGGCTGCTGCCGCTGTCGCAAACCGCGATGCGGTTTCACGGCCGGATCGGCTATCACGACTTCGAAGGGCCGGCGATCGATCGCGACGAATGCGATCGCGTGGTCGCCGATCTCGGCCGCAACAACGTGCTGGTGTTGCGCAATCATGGCCTGCTGGTCTGCGGCAACACGATCCCGCAGGCGTTCAACGCGATCTACTGGCTCGAGCAGGCGTGCCGGATCCAGGTCGATGCGCTCGGCTGCGGCCGGCCGCTGCACGCGCCGACCGAACTCGCGATCGACAACACGGTAACCTGCTTTGCCGGCACCGAGATCACGCTCGACAATGAGCGCGATACCAATCCGGTGCTGAATGAGGCGGCGCAAAATCTGCAAGCCGGTTACGGCCTGCTGGAATGGCCGGCGCTGCGGCGCAGGCTCGACCGCATCGACGGGAGCTATGCGCAATGAGCCCGTCGCTCGCGGCGTTGCGGATCGGCTTCATCGGGGCCGGTCGCGTGGCGCAGACGCTCGCGCCCGCGTTCACCCGTGCGGGCCTAAATGTCGCGGCCTTTTACAACCGCGGTCCCGACGCCGCGGCGCAACTCGGCTCCCGCGTGCCGTCGGCACGGCCGATGGCGGATGCGCAGCAGGTCGTCGACGGCTGCGACATGGTTTTCCTCACGGTCAGTGACGACGCGATCCTGCCGGTCTGCCGTGCCTTGCGCTGGGAGCCGCGGCATCGCGTGGTCCATTGCAGCGGCGCGACCGAGCTGGCCGCGCTGGATCACGCGAAATCCGCAGGTGCGGCGACCGGCGGATTTCATCCGATGCAGATGTTCGCAAATCCCGACGTCGCGCTGGAGGGATTGCGCGGCTGCACCGTCGGCATCGAGGCCGAGCCCGACTTCCGCCGCGATCTGGAACGGCTTGCGGCCAGCATCGGATGCGAGCCG
Coding sequences within:
- a CDS encoding Rossmann-like and DUF2520 domain-containing protein, translating into MSPSLAALRIGFIGAGRVAQTLAPAFTRAGLNVAAFYNRGPDAAAQLGSRVPSARPMADAQQVVDGCDMVFLTVSDDAILPVCRALRWEPRHRVVHCSGATELAALDHAKSAGAATGGFHPMQMFANPDVALEGLRGCTVGIEAEPDFRRDLERLAASIGCEPLALPAGVRALYHASAYYVGPFLIALLKEGVELWKSFGASEADALRAMMPLLRGTVAAVLDGGLANGMGGCVARGDVGTIVKHLAALDGRFPSSGALYRELALRNVPLGIERGTLSAPRAAEIEKLLLRSADSRVPA
- a CDS encoding class II aldolase/adducin family protein, which produces MRQSEVCAVGDIRAAVGEVEWATRIDLAACYRLVALYGMTDLIYNHISAQVPGHDDQYLINPYGMLYEEITASSLVKIDIEGRTLLQPDHGYNVNVAGFYLHAPIHRARPDVKCVLHTHTRAGTAVSTLAEGLLPLSQTAMRFHGRIGYHDFEGPAIDRDECDRVVADLGRNNVLVLRNHGLLVCGNTIPQAFNAIYWLEQACRIQVDALGCGRPLHAPTELAIDNTVTCFAGTEITLDNERDTNPVLNEAAQNLQAGYGLLEWPALRRRLDRIDGSYAQ
- a CDS encoding acyl-CoA dehydrogenase family protein, which codes for MNARIQPVAVAGPHAGAFATHQVCNQARPAAGFNAFDDDRALSGLIARMAPWARDRLSALGAHAGNEAVQDAARLANEHEPKLMTHDRYGNRNDWVEFHPAWHQLMTLAFQSEVHSLAWSTREPYGHLARAALSYLWNQIENGVGCPTGMAYAAIAGFAGKPQFNLWRERTLAADYDPRRLPIDAKRAAVIGYAMTEKQGGSDLRETQTTARFVERGAHGEIYAITGHKWFFSVPVADGFYTLARTPSGVSCLFVPRLLPDGSANRIHIQRLKDKCGNRSNASSEIEYHDTWSILVGEEGRGIAEILSHAHLTRLDFAVGSAGLMRQALSLAINHAQTRTAFGRPMSELPMQRNVLADLALESEAAMLGAFRVARATDGLQTSEHERLLARVATPVVKFWNCQRAPAFTYECLQVHGGNGFIMENAMARLYREAPLNSIWEGTSNMMCMDVLRAMQRDAECRDAFVDELRASRSLNPIYDKSVDDLADRLHARYPDDGHARALVTRMAHALQAAEMLRHGDAAAADLFVRSRFGADGMHVFGTLPSSAELAGIVERASVIRQQGLQ